One stretch of Actinopolymorpha sp. NPDC004070 DNA includes these proteins:
- a CDS encoding TrmH family RNA methyltransferase has translation MAPQRVGLHHPSLRPFLAAARNTAPPGEDHVVVEGIWALEKLVSTRAQVDTFLCCPELVRTPQARRCADALRARATTAYEIGPKVFARLCGRDRSDGLLALTRLARRTAAEVEFGDRALVLVADGIEYAGNLGTLIRTADACSADCVVLVRRQVRPNHPRVFVASRGTLLSVPLVEFPDPAPAATWLERCGFTVVVADPGATRDYRAGDLSGPRTAVVVGSEGRGVSSGWDARRVRRVSIPMLGAADSLNVSVSAALLLYEALSCRSRRTAGAAARR, from the coding sequence ATGGCGCCGCAACGCGTCGGTCTCCACCATCCCAGCCTGCGTCCGTTCCTGGCTGCCGCGCGGAACACCGCGCCGCCCGGTGAGGACCACGTGGTGGTCGAGGGCATCTGGGCGCTGGAGAAACTGGTGTCCACGCGGGCACAGGTGGACACCTTCCTGTGCTGCCCGGAACTGGTCCGTACCCCGCAGGCGCGACGGTGCGCGGACGCCCTGCGTGCGCGGGCCACGACGGCGTACGAGATCGGTCCCAAGGTGTTCGCCCGGCTGTGCGGCCGGGACCGCTCCGACGGCCTGCTCGCCCTGACCAGGCTCGCCCGCCGGACCGCGGCGGAGGTGGAGTTCGGCGACCGGGCGCTGGTGCTCGTGGCCGACGGCATCGAGTACGCCGGGAACCTCGGCACGCTGATCCGGACCGCGGACGCGTGCAGCGCCGACTGTGTCGTTCTGGTGCGCCGGCAGGTCCGGCCCAACCATCCCAGGGTGTTCGTGGCGAGCCGGGGGACGCTGCTCAGCGTTCCGCTGGTGGAGTTTCCCGACCCGGCACCGGCCGCCACCTGGCTGGAGCGGTGCGGGTTCACCGTCGTGGTGGCCGACCCCGGCGCGACCCGCGACTACCGGGCGGGCGACCTGTCCGGCCCGCGTACGGCCGTCGTCGTGGGCTCGGAGGGCCGCGGCGTCTCGTCGGGGTGGGACGCCCGGCGGGTACGGCGGGTGTCGATCCCTATGCTCGGGGCCGCCGACTCCCTGAACGTCTCGGTGTCGGCGGCGCTGCTGTTGTACGAGGCGCTCAGTTGCAGGTCGCGCCGCACTGCCGGCGCAGCAGCGCGTCGATGA
- the fdhD gene encoding formate dehydrogenase accessory sulfurtransferase FdhD has protein sequence MSLPTRRPGSTVRVRVREVDGGTVRGRSDVVATEEPLEIRVGWPGTLPRSLVVTMRTPGADFELAAGFLRSEGLLTDASDVVRIAYCTDPTLRTEQRYNVVTVDLARPLPEAPTARYGAATSACGVCGKESLDELELRGCAPVAPGPVLDSALLCALPNRLREAQNVFSRTGGLHAAGLFAADGTLLRAREDIGRHNAVDKVVGWAFLERRLPLTGHVLVTSGRAGYEICQKALAAGISFVAAVGAPSSLAVDLAERFGMTLVGFLRGERYVAYTHPERLTELG, from the coding sequence ATGAGTCTTCCCACCCGGCGGCCGGGCAGCACCGTGCGAGTACGCGTCCGCGAGGTCGACGGCGGCACGGTCCGCGGCCGCTCCGACGTGGTGGCGACCGAGGAGCCGCTGGAGATCCGGGTCGGCTGGCCCGGGACGCTCCCCCGGTCGCTGGTGGTCACCATGCGCACGCCGGGCGCCGACTTCGAACTGGCCGCCGGGTTCCTGCGCTCGGAGGGGCTGCTGACCGACGCCTCTGACGTCGTACGGATCGCGTACTGCACCGACCCGACGCTGCGCACCGAGCAGCGCTACAACGTCGTCACCGTCGACCTCGCGCGTCCGCTGCCTGAGGCTCCGACCGCGAGGTACGGCGCGGCCACCTCCGCCTGCGGTGTGTGCGGCAAGGAGAGCCTGGACGAGCTCGAACTCCGCGGCTGCGCACCCGTCGCGCCCGGCCCGGTGCTGGACTCCGCCCTCCTGTGCGCGCTGCCCAACCGGCTCCGCGAGGCCCAGAACGTGTTCAGCCGGACCGGCGGGCTGCATGCGGCCGGGTTGTTCGCCGCCGACGGAACGCTGCTGCGTGCCCGGGAGGACATCGGCCGGCACAACGCGGTGGACAAGGTGGTCGGCTGGGCCTTCCTCGAACGCCGGCTGCCGTTGACCGGCCACGTTCTCGTCACCAGCGGCCGCGCGGGCTACGAGATCTGCCAGAAGGCGCTCGCCGCCGGCATCTCGTTCGTGGCCGCGGTCGGCGCGCCGTCCAGCCTGGCGGTCGACCTGGCGGAGCGGTTCGGGATGACGCTGGTCGGCTTCCTGCGCGGCGAACGCTACGTCGCCTACACCCATCCCGAACGTCTCACCGAACTCGGCTGA
- a CDS encoding GNAT family N-acetyltransferase, with product MNDAVRLVRVTEPHKSVLANLLQLYLYDFSALRDIELSTHGTYSYRYLDHYFVEAGREPLFILVGDRLAGFALVRREDGVNLVAEFFVVSKHRRRGVGRSAAHAMFRRYPGEWGLDYYESNDGARRFWPDVVRAVATGEIGRRRFGPPETDLPATRLTFTVG from the coding sequence GTGAACGACGCTGTTCGGCTGGTCCGGGTGACCGAGCCCCACAAGTCCGTCCTGGCCAACCTGCTGCAGCTCTACCTGTACGACTTCAGCGCCCTCAGGGACATCGAGCTGTCCACGCACGGGACGTACTCCTACCGCTATCTCGACCACTACTTCGTCGAGGCCGGCCGCGAGCCGCTGTTCATCCTGGTGGGTGACCGGCTGGCCGGGTTCGCTCTGGTGCGGCGCGAGGACGGGGTGAACCTCGTGGCGGAGTTCTTCGTCGTCTCGAAGCACCGCCGGCGCGGGGTCGGCCGGTCTGCGGCGCACGCGATGTTCCGCCGCTATCCGGGGGAATGGGGCCTCGACTACTACGAGTCGAACGACGGCGCCCGGCGGTTCTGGCCCGACGTGGTGCGCGCGGTGGCGACCGGTGAGATCGGCCGGCGGCGGTTCGGCCCGCCCGAGACCGACCTGCCCGCGACGCGGCTGACCTTCACCGTCGGCTGA
- a CDS encoding AAA family ATPase → MRLHRLTLRDFRGVAARDLDFDEAGVTVVLGDNETGKSSILEALSLLFELPDDSKAAKLRAVQPAGRDVPSEVVAELTLGGQRVHYRKRWFRQRLTELRVDPGGHTWTGREAHDEAARLFGAHVDQSLWAALVVGQEHALAVPAAGSVAAVLTALDESAGGEIDHGASVPLVAAVEREYQRYFTRTGRPSGDYAEAIARRDQERARVEEAQAQLAEVEQDVGRAERLTRDRATMSARLREQETRVAELTDRRQAADELVGQVDRLRRDAEFAAAQVESARAEAERRAALVQEVKERDRAATDAEDARLRTSAALRAAEQEWERATAALRVARDDQAARRAEVRRLDAHLSRLRDRADLADLRERLAAVEEAHEQERRAAAALERSNVDEAALEAVEAAHLDVLAARAALAAGAPTMVVSRLGDAGVELSGVPLDEDDREVTVDRDTTVVVPDVVEVTVRPGTGAAELAAATASAEDAERRLLAELGRADIAAVRQAARARAEAERALTVAREVLTRRLEGRTLADLTAAHAQLLARVGDDLDDTDDTDDTDETEDPVDDDLDDRAEDTAATLFDPEPAPAKKSSSVKKSLSAKASSAVKEALPAEETTSVKEPLPVEVPLPTTQEATREALARAQAEDVAAAKALARAESAEAGVRTAFETAREEATEARVRAEQAAERRADVHATLDRDRAQQGDELLAAAVDKAAQEAAAIAADLAGAEDAVSRSGFAQLGERLAEATTLRAQLAEQVEHLQDELSRVEGALERAGAQGLATAADRARAELAHAEEHHATLERRALAAARLRETLERHRAEARLRYAAPLRDRIEALGRVVHGPSFTVSLGADLEVEARTVDGIRLPVSSLSTGAREQLATLVRLAIAGLTATDGSGVPVVLDDALGWSDPGRLQAMGALLARAGAAGQVILLTSAPDRYVGTVPGARVVRIWAGARP, encoded by the coding sequence GTGAGGCTGCACCGGCTGACGTTGCGCGACTTCCGCGGAGTGGCCGCGCGCGACCTGGACTTCGACGAGGCTGGCGTCACCGTCGTGCTCGGCGACAACGAGACCGGAAAGTCCAGCATCCTGGAGGCGCTCAGCCTGCTGTTCGAGCTGCCGGACGACTCAAAGGCCGCGAAGCTGCGCGCGGTGCAGCCGGCCGGACGCGACGTACCCAGTGAGGTCGTCGCGGAGCTGACTCTCGGCGGGCAGCGGGTGCACTACCGGAAGCGGTGGTTCCGCCAGCGGCTCACCGAGCTCCGGGTCGACCCAGGTGGGCACACCTGGACCGGACGCGAGGCGCACGACGAGGCCGCGAGGTTGTTCGGCGCGCACGTGGACCAGAGCCTGTGGGCGGCGCTGGTCGTCGGACAGGAACACGCACTCGCCGTTCCGGCCGCCGGATCGGTGGCGGCGGTCCTCACCGCGCTGGACGAGTCCGCCGGCGGTGAGATCGACCACGGTGCGTCGGTGCCGCTAGTGGCGGCCGTCGAACGCGAGTACCAGCGCTACTTCACCCGGACCGGCCGGCCCAGCGGCGACTACGCCGAGGCGATCGCCCGGCGCGACCAGGAACGCGCGCGGGTGGAGGAAGCACAGGCGCAACTGGCCGAGGTCGAGCAGGACGTCGGCCGCGCCGAACGCCTGACCCGCGACCGCGCCACGATGAGTGCCAGGTTGCGCGAGCAGGAGACCCGGGTCGCGGAGCTCACCGACCGCAGGCAGGCGGCGGACGAACTGGTCGGTCAGGTCGACCGGCTGCGCCGCGACGCGGAGTTCGCCGCCGCGCAGGTCGAGTCCGCGCGGGCGGAGGCCGAGCGCCGGGCCGCGCTGGTCCAGGAGGTGAAGGAGCGCGACCGCGCGGCGACCGACGCCGAGGACGCGAGGCTGCGCACCTCCGCGGCTCTGCGGGCCGCGGAGCAGGAGTGGGAACGCGCCACCGCCGCCCTGCGCGTGGCCAGGGACGACCAGGCCGCGCGGCGGGCGGAGGTCCGCCGGCTCGACGCCCACCTGTCCCGGCTGCGTGACCGTGCCGACCTCGCCGACCTACGCGAACGCCTCGCCGCGGTGGAAGAGGCCCACGAGCAGGAACGCCGCGCCGCTGCCGCGCTCGAACGCTCGAACGTCGACGAGGCCGCACTGGAAGCCGTCGAGGCCGCGCACCTGGACGTGCTCGCCGCCCGGGCCGCGCTGGCCGCCGGGGCGCCGACGATGGTGGTCAGCCGCCTCGGTGACGCCGGTGTGGAGCTGTCCGGCGTACCCCTCGACGAGGATGACCGGGAGGTGACGGTCGACCGGGACACCACCGTCGTGGTGCCGGACGTGGTCGAGGTGACGGTACGACCGGGTACGGGCGCGGCCGAGCTCGCCGCCGCCACCGCGAGTGCCGAGGACGCCGAGCGGCGGCTGCTCGCGGAGCTGGGGCGGGCTGACATCGCCGCGGTCCGGCAGGCCGCCAGGGCCAGGGCGGAGGCCGAGCGAGCCCTGACCGTCGCTCGCGAGGTCCTCACCCGCCGGCTGGAGGGACGCACACTCGCCGACCTGACCGCCGCCCACGCCCAGCTGCTGGCCAGGGTCGGCGACGACCTCGACGACACCGACGACACCGACGACACCGACGAGACCGAGGACCCGGTCGACGACGACCTCGACGATCGCGCGGAGGACACCGCGGCCACGCTCTTCGACCCGGAGCCGGCTCCTGCCAAGAAGTCGTCGTCTGTCAAGAAGTCCCTGTCTGCAAAGGCTTCGTCGGCTGTCAAGGAGGCCTTGCCTGCCGAGGAGACGACGTCTGTCAAGGAGCCCTTGCCAGTGGAGGTGCCCCTGCCCACCACGCAGGAGGCGACCCGCGAGGCGCTCGCCCGCGCGCAGGCCGAGGACGTCGCCGCCGCGAAGGCGCTGGCCCGGGCCGAGTCTGCCGAGGCGGGCGTTCGTACGGCGTTCGAGACCGCGCGGGAGGAGGCGACCGAGGCGCGCGTGCGCGCCGAGCAGGCCGCCGAACGCCGCGCCGACGTACACGCCACGTTGGATCGGGACCGCGCCCAGCAGGGCGACGAACTCCTTGCCGCCGCGGTGGACAAGGCCGCGCAGGAGGCGGCCGCGATCGCCGCCGATCTCGCCGGGGCCGAGGACGCGGTTTCGCGCAGCGGATTCGCTCAGCTCGGTGAGCGGCTGGCGGAGGCGACGACGCTGCGCGCACAGCTGGCCGAGCAGGTCGAACACCTGCAGGACGAACTCAGCCGGGTGGAGGGCGCGCTGGAACGCGCCGGCGCGCAGGGACTGGCTACCGCGGCCGACCGCGCCCGGGCCGAGCTCGCCCACGCCGAGGAGCACCACGCCACCCTCGAACGCCGGGCCCTCGCGGCCGCCCGGTTGCGGGAGACGCTCGAACGCCACCGTGCGGAGGCCCGCCTCCGGTACGCCGCGCCGCTGCGCGACCGCATCGAGGCGCTCGGCCGGGTCGTGCACGGGCCGTCGTTCACGGTGAGCCTGGGCGCCGACCTGGAGGTGGAGGCCCGCACCGTCGACGGGATCCGGCTCCCGGTGTCGTCGCTGTCCACCGGCGCCCGCGAACAGCTCGCCACCCTGGTCCGGCTCGCCATCGCCGGCCTCACGGCCACCGACGGCAGTGGCGTCCCGGTCGTGCTCGACGACGCGCTCGGCTGGTCCGACCCGGGCAGACTGCAGGCGATGGGAGCGCTGCTGGCCCGCGCCGGTGCCGCCGGGCAGGTGATCCTGCTGACCTCCGCGCCGGACCGCTACGTCGGGACGGTCCCCGGCGCCCGGGTGGTACGAATCTGGGCAGGCGCCAGACCCTAG
- a CDS encoding DNA repair exonuclease, translating to MPDTTIRFLHSGDWQLGMMRRFLGPEAQARYGQARVDAIERIGAVAARTSAAFVVVAGDVFDANQVDRKVVLRACEALRAIACPVYLLPGNHDSLEPGSVWASPMLAAHLPSHVEVLRDSVPRTPAPGVEVVGAPWRTRRPLHDPVAEVLDADPPAAGVMRVLVGHGQVDSLAPDVGEPALVRRQALEEAIAAGRIHYAALGDRHSRTSVGESGRIWYAGTPEPTRPEEEHPGDVLLVELATGPGGPTCTVTPERVGTWRLLSRVVEVDGDTSLDALDRWLGEQPDKARTVVRLGVRGALSVAGLTRLEVLLDAQTEVYAAIQRWRRHWDVGVLPDDQMLDDLPVTGPARAALEELRHTVASGSDDAAEAADALALLHRLAGGAA from the coding sequence ATGCCCGACACCACCATCAGGTTCCTGCACTCCGGCGACTGGCAGCTCGGGATGATGCGCCGGTTCCTCGGTCCGGAGGCGCAGGCGCGTTACGGCCAGGCCCGTGTCGACGCGATCGAACGTATCGGCGCGGTGGCCGCCCGCACCTCCGCGGCGTTCGTCGTGGTGGCGGGCGACGTGTTCGACGCCAACCAGGTCGACCGGAAGGTCGTCCTGCGGGCGTGTGAGGCACTGCGGGCCATCGCCTGCCCGGTCTATCTGCTCCCGGGCAACCACGACTCGCTGGAGCCGGGTTCGGTGTGGGCGAGCCCGATGCTCGCCGCGCACCTGCCGTCCCACGTCGAGGTGCTGCGCGACTCCGTCCCCCGTACGCCCGCGCCGGGTGTCGAGGTGGTCGGTGCGCCGTGGCGCACCCGCCGGCCGCTGCACGACCCGGTGGCCGAGGTGCTCGACGCCGACCCGCCCGCGGCGGGCGTGATGCGCGTGCTCGTCGGCCACGGGCAGGTCGACAGCCTCGCCCCCGACGTCGGTGAGCCCGCCCTGGTGCGCCGGCAGGCGCTGGAGGAGGCGATCGCCGCCGGCCGGATCCACTACGCCGCGCTGGGCGACCGGCACTCGCGTACGTCCGTCGGTGAGTCGGGCCGGATCTGGTACGCCGGTACGCCCGAGCCCACCCGGCCCGAGGAGGAGCATCCCGGCGACGTGCTGCTGGTGGAGCTGGCCACGGGGCCCGGCGGGCCGACCTGCACCGTCACCCCCGAACGCGTGGGCACCTGGCGGCTGCTCTCCCGCGTGGTGGAGGTGGACGGCGACACCTCACTGGACGCGCTGGACCGCTGGCTCGGCGAGCAGCCCGACAAGGCGCGCACAGTCGTCCGGCTCGGCGTGCGCGGCGCGCTGTCCGTCGCCGGGCTGACGCGCCTGGAGGTGCTGCTGGACGCGCAGACCGAGGTGTACGCCGCGATCCAGCGGTGGCGCCGGCACTGGGACGTCGGCGTTCTGCCCGACGACCAGATGCTGGACGACCTCCCGGTGACCGGCCCGGCCCGGGCCGCGCTGGAGGAGTTGCGCCACACCGTCGCCAGCGGCAGCGACGACGCCGCCGAGGCCGCCGACGCGCTCGCGCTGCTGCACCGGCTGGCCGGGGGAGCGGCATGA
- a CDS encoding transglycosylase family protein, producing MAYQGKHRGASRTNTVAKRVTKTAAVTGIAAAVPMVGMAAAATPANAASTNTWERLAACESSGNWHINTGNGFYGGLQFTRSTWTGFGGGKYASRADYATKSQQIAIAEKVLKVQGWGAWPACSAKLGLGSSDKGGTPNTRAQSQERKQHSSRSSRGTSRPKIVTRHTHTRHTHSRHAVSGANYVVRSGDTLSTIAQAQGVDGGWRALWKLNRKLVGSNPNLIFPNEKLRLG from the coding sequence ATGGCCTATCAGGGCAAGCACCGCGGCGCCAGTCGTACGAACACCGTCGCCAAGCGCGTCACGAAGACCGCCGCCGTCACCGGCATCGCCGCCGCCGTTCCCATGGTCGGAATGGCTGCCGCCGCCACTCCGGCGAACGCCGCCAGCACCAACACGTGGGAGCGCCTCGCCGCGTGCGAGAGCAGCGGCAACTGGCACATCAACACCGGCAACGGCTTCTACGGCGGCCTGCAGTTCACTCGTTCGACCTGGACCGGCTTCGGCGGCGGCAAGTACGCCTCCCGCGCCGACTACGCCACCAAGTCGCAGCAGATCGCCATCGCCGAGAAGGTACTGAAGGTGCAGGGCTGGGGCGCCTGGCCGGCATGCTCGGCGAAGCTGGGCCTCGGCTCCTCCGACAAGGGCGGCACGCCGAACACCCGGGCCCAGTCCCAGGAGCGCAAGCAGCACAGCTCGCGCTCCTCGCGTGGTACCTCCCGGCCGAAGATCGTGACCCGGCACACGCACACCCGGCACACGCACTCCCGGCACGCGGTCTCCGGTGCCAACTACGTGGTCCGTTCGGGTGACACCCTGTCCACCATCGCGCAGGCGCAGGGCGTCGACGGCGGCTGGCGTGCACTGTGGAAGCTCAACCGGAAGCTGGTCGGGAGCAACCCCAACCTGATCTTCCCGAACGAGAAGCTCCGCCTCGGCTGA
- the sigK gene encoding ECF RNA polymerase sigma factor SigK — protein sequence MNDAPRPPRPVGDTSPTADDLLPRVALGDKDAFGALYELLASQVFGVVCRVLRNPSHAEEVSQEVFVEIWRTASRFDPSRGSVRTWATTLAHRRAVDRVRSEQAATDRERRAAAGDNSRAYDQVVEEVTASLEQEQVRRCLGSLTDLQRQAVTLAYYVGYNYREVAEVLGANLATVKTRMRDGLARLRDCIGNLELGAPR from the coding sequence ATGAACGACGCGCCCAGACCACCGCGTCCGGTGGGTGACACGTCGCCGACCGCCGACGACCTCCTCCCCCGGGTGGCCCTGGGCGACAAGGACGCCTTCGGTGCGCTCTACGAGCTGCTGGCATCCCAGGTGTTCGGTGTCGTGTGCCGCGTGCTGCGCAACCCCTCGCACGCGGAGGAGGTGAGCCAGGAGGTGTTCGTCGAGATCTGGCGTACGGCGTCCCGGTTCGACCCCTCCCGCGGCTCGGTCCGCACCTGGGCGACCACGCTGGCCCACCGCCGGGCCGTCGACCGCGTGCGTTCCGAACAGGCCGCCACCGACCGCGAACGCCGGGCCGCGGCCGGCGACAACTCACGCGCGTACGACCAGGTGGTCGAGGAGGTGACGGCGAGCCTGGAGCAGGAGCAGGTCCGCCGCTGCCTGGGCTCCCTCACCGACCTGCAGCGCCAGGCGGTGACCCTCGCCTACTACGTGGGGTACAACTACCGCGAGGTCGCCGAAGTGCTCGGCGCCAACCTGGCCACGGTCAAGACCCGCATGCGCGACGGGCTGGCCCGGCTTCGCGACTGCATCGGCAACCTCGAGCTGGGGGCCCCGCGATGA
- a CDS encoding anti-sigma factor, with amino-acid sequence MTTTPGLPDVPDLHSLAAPYVLDALPEPELAEFEAHLATCSTCQEEVRELAAVAANLAAATATEPPEQLRARVLAAILTTGQEAAPGSGNGRPTDRPSAQTTGPDDSGNTGSPAATGRHEPATHGHRGRQPRRRGLLALAAALVILAGIGVGAGVVQYQQAQQRAAQAVEERQRIETVLAAPDSRTVRGDVRGGGKVTVVVSQRLGRAVVLLDGLSPPPRGRTYQLWFIAGKNARSAGVVDVTGSGRVSEVLSGVGGANAFGISVEPRGGSTAPTTTPVAAVPLA; translated from the coding sequence ATGACGACGACTCCCGGTCTCCCCGACGTACCCGACCTGCACTCCCTGGCCGCGCCTTACGTGCTCGACGCGCTGCCCGAACCCGAGCTGGCCGAGTTCGAGGCCCACCTGGCCACCTGTTCGACCTGTCAGGAGGAGGTACGCGAACTGGCCGCCGTCGCGGCCAACCTCGCCGCCGCGACCGCCACCGAACCGCCGGAGCAGCTGCGCGCCAGGGTCCTGGCCGCGATCCTGACCACCGGCCAGGAGGCGGCTCCCGGCTCCGGCAACGGCCGTCCCACCGACCGTCCCTCCGCTCAGACCACCGGCCCGGACGATTCGGGGAACACCGGCAGCCCGGCGGCCACCGGGCGACACGAGCCGGCCACCCACGGACACCGCGGCCGGCAACCTCGCCGGCGGGGACTGCTCGCCCTGGCCGCCGCGCTTGTCATCCTTGCCGGAATCGGGGTCGGCGCGGGGGTCGTGCAGTACCAACAGGCCCAGCAGCGGGCCGCCCAGGCCGTCGAGGAACGCCAGCGAATCGAGACCGTCCTGGCCGCCCCCGACTCCCGAACCGTCCGCGGCGACGTCCGCGGCGGAGGGAAGGTCACCGTCGTGGTCTCCCAGCGGCTCGGCCGGGCCGTCGTCCTCCTCGACGGGCTGTCCCCGCCGCCCCGGGGGCGCACGTACCAGCTGTGGTTCATCGCCGGGAAGAACGCCCGGTCCGCCGGTGTCGTCGACGTCACCGGATCCGGACGCGTCAGCGAGGTTCTGTCCGGTGTCGGCGGCGCCAACGCGTTCGGCATCTCGGTGGAGCCGCGGGGCGGGTCGACGGCACCGACCACCACGCCGGTCGCGGCCGTCCCGCTCGCCTGA
- a CDS encoding glycosidase — protein sequence MSTQATEVSHVQVPYTLTRLGVVMTPEPDNELESEGVLNPASGHTPDGRLYLLPRMVAAGNVSRVGLAEVNCVDGVPVSVDRRGVVLAPDEGWERGLNNAGVEDPRVTWVPDLGVHVMTYVAYGPIGPKLAIAVSDDLSSWRRLGPVHFEYQPDLDTDLNLFPNKDAVFFPEPVPGPDGEPCYAMLHRPMWDLGWFRPGEGVHLPAGVDDDRPSIWVSYVPVAAVEQDIRALTHLHDHRQVAQPEFPYEDLKIGAGPPPMRVEEGWLVIHHGVTGHIPPGWDPSTQRVTYGAGAMLLDALDVSRVLARTPEPLLTPETDDERTGTVANVVFPTAVETIAGRTYVFYGMADARIGVARLDRTDRTT from the coding sequence TTGAGCACGCAGGCGACAGAGGTTTCGCACGTCCAGGTTCCGTACACCCTCACCCGGCTGGGCGTGGTGATGACACCGGAGCCGGACAACGAGCTGGAAAGTGAGGGCGTCCTCAATCCCGCCAGCGGGCACACCCCCGACGGCCGGCTGTACCTCCTGCCGCGCATGGTCGCGGCCGGCAACGTGTCCCGGGTGGGACTCGCGGAGGTCAACTGCGTCGACGGCGTGCCGGTGAGCGTGGATCGGCGCGGCGTGGTGCTGGCTCCCGACGAGGGCTGGGAGCGCGGGCTCAACAACGCCGGCGTGGAGGACCCCCGGGTCACCTGGGTGCCCGACCTCGGCGTGCACGTGATGACCTACGTCGCCTACGGCCCGATCGGCCCCAAGCTGGCCATCGCCGTCTCCGACGACCTGAGCAGCTGGCGACGCCTCGGCCCGGTGCACTTCGAGTACCAACCCGATCTGGACACCGACCTCAACCTGTTCCCCAACAAGGACGCGGTGTTCTTTCCCGAGCCGGTTCCCGGGCCCGACGGCGAGCCCTGCTACGCCATGCTGCACCGCCCGATGTGGGACCTCGGCTGGTTCCGTCCCGGCGAGGGCGTCCACCTGCCCGCCGGTGTGGACGACGACCGCCCGAGCATCTGGGTGTCGTACGTCCCGGTGGCCGCGGTCGAGCAGGACATCCGCGCGCTCACCCATCTGCACGACCACCGCCAGGTGGCCCAGCCGGAGTTTCCCTACGAGGACCTGAAGATCGGCGCCGGACCGCCGCCGATGCGGGTCGAGGAGGGCTGGCTGGTGATCCACCACGGTGTCACCGGCCACATCCCGCCCGGCTGGGACCCGAGTACCCAGCGGGTAACCTACGGCGCCGGTGCGATGCTGCTGGACGCCCTGGACGTCAGCCGGGTGCTGGCCCGCACGCCGGAGCCGCTGCTCACGCCGGAGACCGACGACGAACGCACCGGCACCGTCGCCAACGTCGTCTTCCCCACGGCGGTGGAGACGATCGCCGGCCGCACCTACGTCTTCTACGGCATGGCCGACGCCCGGATCGGGGTCGCCCGGCTGGACCGCACCGACCGTACGACCTAG